One segment of Drosophila mauritiana strain mau12 chromosome 3R, ASM438214v1, whole genome shotgun sequence DNA contains the following:
- the LOC117143008 gene encoding putative elongator complex protein 1 — MRNLKLRYCKELHAVAHPRHLLLQPELNGGVSDAYFVVADNQIYAIQESGDVQPKVIADLPDIVGVEFLQLDNAICVASGAGEVILVDPQTGATSEGTFCDVGIESMAWSPNQEVVAFVTRTHNVVLMTSTFDVIAEQPLDAELDPDQQFVNVGWGKKETQFHGSEGKQAAKQKESDSTSIRDEQELNQDVSISWRGDGAFFVVSYVAAQLGRTFKVYDSEGKLNHTAEKSANLKDSVVWRPTGNWIAVPQQFPNKSTIALFEKNGLRHRELVLPFDLQDEPVVQLRWSEDSDILAIRTCAKEEQRVYLYTIGNYHWYLKQVLIFEQADPLALLHWDTRCGAEHTLHVLKESGKHLVYRWAFAVDRNNSIVGVIDGNRLLLTDFDEAIVPPPMSKIVLKFETYINAFISHGTSLWVYTCDRKIYLNEHIHTLGKQLQKPIMLMPDAELSGLHLANLTHFSPHYLLATHSSAGSTRLLLLSYRDNVNKPGEWCYRVHSSVRINGLVNAVAVAPYAMNEFYVQTVNNSHTYEVSLKADKTLKVERSYVQLNEPADQIDWVIVKGCIWDGYTGALVTLRNQHLLHMDGYHIGEDVTSFCIVTNYLVYTQLNAMHFVRLEDRRQVASRNIERGAKIVTAVARKARVVLQLPRGNLEAICPRVLVLELVGDLLERGKYQKAIEMSRKQRINLNIIFDQDVKRFVSSVGDFLNDIKEPQWLCLFLSELQNEDFTKGMYSSNYDAAKQTYPSDYRVDQKVEYVCRLLEQQMNKLVSRFRLPLITAYVKLGCLETALQVIWKVQQEDASLADQLLQHLLYLVDVNDLYNVALGTYDFGLVLFVAQKSQKDPKEFLPYLNELKALPIDYRKFRIDDHLKRYNLALSHLAACGEQHYEEALEYIHKHGLYTDGLAFYREHIEFQRNIYVAYADHLRGIAKLDNASLMYERGGQLQQALLSAKHTLDWQRVLVLAKKLGEPLDQVAQSLVGPLQQQGRHMEAYELVKEHCQDRKRQLDVLLEGHLYSRAIYEAGLEDDDVSEKIAPALLAYGAQLENSLQADLQLFLDYKQRLLDIRQNQAKSGEGYIDADVNLKEVDLLSDTTSLHSSQYSGTSRGTGKTFRSSKNRRKHERKLFSLKPGNPFEDIALIDALHNHVTKIAQQQQPVRDTCKALLQLASAADADPLAAALQREFKTLLQAVDAALDEIWTPELRGNGLMADHLTGPNVDYLALQKEQRYALISPLKRFKPQLIMMDWQHEILQ, encoded by the exons ATGCGCAATCTGAAGCTGCGATATTGCAAGGAGCTGCATGCAGTGGCTCATCCCCGGCATCTGCTCCTTCAACCAGAACTAAATGGCGGTGTCTCGGACGCATACTTCGTGGTGGCCGATAACCAGATCTACGCGATTCAGGAGTCCGGAGATGTACAACCAAAAGTCATTGCCGATTTGCCGGACATAGTGGGAGTGGAGTTCTTACAGCTGGACAATGCGATCTGCGTGGCCAGTGGTGCTGGTGAAGTGATCCTGGTCGACCCCCAAACAGGGGCTACCAGCGAGGGAACGTTCTGCGACGTGGGCATAGAGAGCATGGCATGGTCGCCTAATCAGGAAGTGGTGGCCTTCGTTACCCGCACTCACAACGTGGTGTTGATGACCAGCACCTTTGACGTTATTGCGGAGCAGCCACTGGACGCAGAACTAGACCCAGATCAGCAGTTTGTCAATGTGGGATGGGGCAAGAAGGAGACGCAGTTCCACGGATCGGAGGGAAAGCAGGCTGCGAAGCAGAAAGAATCCGATTCTACATCCATCCGCGACGAACAGGAACTGAATCAG GATGTAAGCATTTCCTGGCGAGGCGATGGtgcattttttgttgtgtCCTATGTGGCAGCCCAATTGGGACGCACCTTTAAGGTGTACGATAGCGAGGGAAAACTGAATCACACAGCCGAAAAGAGCGCAAATCTAAAAGATTCAGTTGTCTGGCGGCCTACGGGTAATTGGATTGCCGTACCCCAGCAGTTCCCCAACAAGTCCACCATAGCCCTCTTCGAGAAAAATGGCTTGCGACATCGGGAGCTGGTCCTTCCCTTCGATTTGCAGGATGAGCCGGTGGTGCAGCTGCGCTGGAGCGAGGACTCCGACATACTGGCCATTAGGACATGTGCCAAAGAAGAGCAAAGGGTGTACCTGTATACAATAGGCAACTACCACTGGTACTTGAAGCAGGTTTTGATTTTTGAACAAGCGGATCCTCTGGCACTGCTTCATTGGGACACACGGTGTGGAGCCGAACACACACTTCATGTTCTTAAGGAAAGCGGCAAGCATCTGGTCTACCGCTGGGCATTTGCTGTAGATCGAAATAATTCTATCGTGGGAGTCATTGATGGTAATCGCCTCTTGCTCACAGATTTCGACGAGGCCATAGTACCACCACCCATGAGTAAGATCGTCCTTAAATTCGAAACGTATATCAATGCCTTCATCAGCCATGGTACCAGCTTGTGGGTATACACCTGCGATCGTAAAATATACCTAAATGAACACATACATACGTTAGGCAAACAGCTACAAAAGCCCATCATGCTTATGCCCGATGCTGAGCTCTCTGGCTTGCATTTGGCCAATCTCACCCATTTTTCACCGCACTATCTGCTGGCCACTCACAGTTCAGCAGGATCCACACGCCTGCTACTGTTGTCCTATAGGGATAATGTCAACAAGCCAGGCGAGTGGTGCTATCGTGTGCACAGTTCTGTGCGGATCAACGGATTGGTGAATGCTGTTGCAGTCGCACCTTATGCCATGAATGAGTTTTACGTGCAAACGGTGAACAATAGTCACACATATGAGGTGTCGCTTAAAGCGGACAAGACACTTAAGGTGGAGCGATCTTATGTGCAGCTGAATGAGCCGGCGGACCAGATAGATTGGGTTATCGTCAAAGGATGTATTTGGGATGGTTACACAG GTGCTCTCGTCACCCTTCGTAATCAGCATCTGCTCCATATGGATGGTTATCACATTGGCGAGGACGTAACTTCCTTCTGCATAGTTACTAATTATCTTGTATACACCCAGCTAAATGCGATGCACTTTGTTCGACTGGAGGATCGCCGCCAGGTGGCAAGTAGGAACATTGAACGCGGTGCGAAGATAGTAACGGCGGTGGCCCGCAAAGCGCGCGTCGTGCTGCAGTTGCCGCGCGGAAACCTGGAAGCCATTTGCCCGCGTGTGCTCGTCCTCGAGTTGGTCGGTGATCTTCTGGAACGTGGAAAATACCAGAAGGCCATTGAGATGTCGCGCAAGCAACGTATCAACCTGAATATCATTTTCGATCAGGATGTGAAGCGGTTCGTGTCCTCAGTGGGCGACTTTCTGAACGACATCAAAGAACCTCAGTGGCTCTGTCTGTTCCTCAGTGAGTTACAGAATGAGGACTTTACCAAAGGAATGTACTCCAGTAATTATGATGCGGCCAAACAGACCTATCCCTCGGATTATAGGGTTGATCAGAAGGTGGAATACGTGTGTCGGCTGCTGGAACAACAAATGAATAAGTTGGTTAGCCGTTTTCGTCTGCCTTTGATCACCGCCTATGTAAAATTGGGCTGTTTGGAAACGGCTCTTCAGGTGATTTGGAAGGTGCAGCAAGAAGATGCGTCCCTTGCTGACCAGCTACTGCAACATCTTCTTTATTTGGTGGACGTTAACGACCTTTACAATGTGGCCCTAGGCACCTACGATTTCGGACTCGTCCTGTTCGTGGCTCAAAAGTCACAAAAGGATCCTAAGGAGTTCCTTCCCTATCTCAACGAATTAAAGGCATTGCCTATAGACTATCGCAAGTTCCGGATCGATGATCATCTTAAAAGATATAATTTGGCACTTTCACATCTTGCTGCTTGCGGAGAGCAGCACTACGAGGAGGCTCTGGAGTATATCCATAAGCATGGCCTGTACACTGATGGCTTGGCATTCTATCGGGAGCACATTGAGTTCCAGAGGAACATATACGTGGCCTACGCAGATCATCTTAGAGGCATTGCCAAATTGGACAACGCCAGTCTCATGTACGAACGTGGCGGACAGTTGCAGCAGGCGCTACTTAGTGCAAAACACACTCTCGATTGGCAACGTGTTTTGGTGCTGGCCAAAAAGCTAGGTGAGCCTCTGGATCAGGTGGCCCAGTCGCTGGTGGGACCGTTGCAACAGCAGGGTCGCCACATGGAAGCGTATGAGTTGGTAAAAGAGCACTGTCAGGATCGAAAGCGGCAGTTGGATGTGTTGCTTGAGGGTCACCTGTACAGCAGAGCCATTTACGAGGCGGGTCTGGAGGATGATGATGTTTCAG AAAAAATAGCGCCCGCTTTGTTAGCATATGGTGCTCAACTAGAAAACTCACTGCAAGCGGATCTGCAGCTCTTCCTGGATTACAAGCAGCGGCTTTTGGACATCCGACAGAATCAAGCAAAATCCGGTGAGGGGTACATCGATGCGGATGTTAATCTGAAAGAGGTGGACCTACTGTCGGACACCACCAGTCTCCACTCCTCGCAGTACAGCGGCACTTCACGAGGGACTGG CAAGACATTCCGCTCAAGTAAAAACCGACGCAAGCACGAACGCAAGCTGTTCAGCCTGAAGCCGGGCAACCCCTTCGAAGACATCGCGCTCATCGATGCGCTGCACAACCACGTCACGAAGATAgcccaacagcagcagcctgTGCGTGACACATGCAAAGCGCTCCTACAACTCGCCAGTGCCGCGGACGCAGATCCCCTGGCAGCCGCACTGCAGCGTGAATTCAAGACACTGTTGCAAGCGGTCGATGCGGCGCTGGACGAGATCTGGACGCCTGAGCTACGGGGAAACGGATTAATGGCGGATCATCTTACGGGACCCAATGTAGATTACCTTGCCCTGCAGAAGGAGCAGCGCTATGCCTTGATAA gTCCCCTGAAGCGCTTCAAGCCGCAGCTGATTATGATGGACTGGCAACACGAGATCCTCCAGTGA